Part of the uncultured Desulfobacter sp. genome, AAACGGATATGCTGTTTGGAAGCGGCTGTTGAAAGAACAATTCCTCGACAGGTTTGTGGGATCGTAATTTCCGGCTGGATAGATGTTAAGTGGGCCGGAACTGAACGTCAGGCGGTAAAATTGACCCCGATACCGGTGTCGTCGATTCGGGAGATCCGGCCGTTCCGCCGCTGGGGACCGATGTCGTCGGTTTGAAAGGTCATGACGATCAAATCGTCTTTTTTATATTTTTCAGGTGTCCTGGACTTGATGAAAATGCCGGAGAAACTTAGATCCCGGGCCTGTTCTTTATACAGGGTACCTTTGTTTATAAAATCCACAAAACCATGGAATTCAGTTCTGGCGTACCTGCGGCGTTCCGACTCGCCCGGCTGGGGGATGACGGGTTCGGCTTCAAGTGAGGTTTCTTCATCTATACTCTCATTGTACTTGAGAACATAAATATTTTTTGCGGTGGTATTGTCTGAGGCCTGTCTAAAACGCAGGTAAAGCCTAAAGAGATGGATGCATACAAATATTAAGATCAGGGCGATGATGAGGGTAAGTATTATGTTCAATGGCGTCATCTGTTTTTCCTGGACCCAACACGGTGATTAAAATTGATTCAACGGCCATGGTCGATCCTGCCTGTCAACCATCGTATTAATTTACAACGAAACAGGAACGTAATTCAAATGGTTATGAAAACGTTCTTAATAGATGAATATCGTGGTGTAAAACATATTTAACTGATAGAAAATCATTTCCGGGTGGAAATTACAAGAATAAAGATGAATGCGATATAAATTAACCCGAAAGTCACCGGTGTGGTTTGAACTCCAGCTGATAAATAAAAAGAAATTCAGCGTCATAATCGGATTTTTTATTCCGTTATTCTTTGTAATCGGTCATCCAACTTCTTTTTTTTTGTTTTCCCGGCGGTCCCTTTCGGCCTTTCTTTTCCCTTGTTTTTCCCGGCTGTAGGCCGTTTCAAGGGTATTTTCGGTTTGTCGGGGACATGGGCATCCATCCTGCAACGTTTTTCCTTCTTTTAACCTTTGGGAGGCGGACGCGTTGATATCCCGGAATGAAAAGTCATCCTATGTAAGGCAAACGGAAAAAGCGTATGCCGGTGTTTATGAAACCATGAACCGGCTAAGCTCCCCGGCTGCGGTGGAGACGGCGGAAAAGGCAAGGAACGAATTGATTTCAGCCATATTCGACCGGTCCGGGTCTCCGGCCGCATGGCGATTTGCCGAGACCAAGCCCTACACCCACGGCATATCGCCGGGATGCGCCCTCTGCGGCCAGGGGAAGTGGTCCTGCCTGTTCGTCAATAATATCTGCAATGCCAATTGTTTTTACTGCCCCTCAACCCAGAATGATCCGGGCCTGCCCATGACCAGCACCGTGACCTTTGAAAATGCCCTGGACTATGCGAATTATGTGAATCAATTCGGCATAGAGGGGGTCGGGTTCAGCGGGGGCGAGCCCCTGATGACGTTTGACAGGGTGTTGGATTACCTCAATGCTGTTATGGAGAACGCCTGCGGTCCCATGTATACCTGGATGTATACCAACGGCATCCTGGCAACCGAAGATAAGTTCAAAGCGCTTCGGGACAGCGGTCTCAATGAAATCCGTTTTGATCTCTCCGCAAACAATTACGATCTGTCCGGCCTGGAGAAGGCTGTGGGCATTATTCCGATTGTCACGGTTGAAATTCCGGCCGTGCCCGAAGATCTTGGGATCACAAAGCCCCTGACCGCCGTTTTAAGTTCAATGGGGGTCAACTATCTGAACCTCCACCAGATCCGGTGTACCCAATTTAACCGTCCCAAGCTCGTTCGACGGGGCTATACGTTTATCCACGGACCGGGCGTGGCTGTTCTTGAGACCGAACTTGCGGCGTTGGAACTGATCCGGCACACCCTGGATCGGGATATCCACCTCCCGACTAATTATTGTTCTTTTACCTATCGCAACCAGTTCCAGAAGGCCGCCGCCCGGCGCAGGAATGCGGGGCTGGTGAAAAAAGCGTGGGAAGAGATCACCGCCACAGGATTGATCCGTGCCATGAGCATTACAGGGCCGCCTGAACGGCTCGGCCCGGTCCTGGATCGGTTCCGCTCCCAGGCGGACGACGGCTGGACGGTTCCGGCCAAGCAGGATCGGATCTCTTTTCATCCAAGACTCTGGTCGCTGATTGATTTTACCGGACTTGAACTAACGGTTCGATATCATGCCACCGCCCTCAGGCCCGCAGCCACCCTGCGCTACCCCTTCACCAAGGTCCGGCTGAGCCGGGACAAGGCGGTGGTCATTGAAAGGGATGACCGGCACCCGGGCATACGGCTCAAAGGGGATGATATCCCGGCCTTTGCCCGTCAGTTTCTTTTTCCTTGGAATTCGGAGTCCGGACCGGCCGGGCTTGCTGCCGAGCTGGAACGGGCAGTGTCCCGGTTTGAAAATTTTGATCCGGGCCTTGCCCGCTGTATTGAGGATGGGCTTTATCCATTTGCCCGTCAGCTGTGCAGATAGACAAATATTTCAGATGAAAATTTTCGTGAACTGGCTGATCTTTTTTTTAACAACTATTGCCGGACCTTTTACAACAGATCCGGAACCGCCGGTGCTTTTCCCCGGGGAAAGAACCTGCAGAATCTGGGGGCGGATTTACCTTTTGTGTTCCAGATACGCCTGTAATCGTCTTTTGGGATCGAAGGTGCCATGAAATCGGCTTTGGATCCACAACCTTTTTTCTTCTCCCATAAAACCATTCAAAATCCGCGTTAAACTGCAGGCCGATCAAAGTTGCCGCTGTCTTGCCGACAGGACGGATTGACATTGCATGCCATGGCATTTAATGTATAGCCATAGTACCGTTCTGGTTTAAACGGCGTTACACTTACCATCAGACAAAACTTTTCTTAAAAGTTTCAAGGGGATACCTCATGACCATCATAATTGTGGCAGCTTTGTTTATTGTTGCGCTATTTGCATTTAATCTGATTATCAGGCGTCTGCAGCGGCCGAAAGTTTCATTGTCTTCAGAGGGACAGTCCAGCCGCCCCCCTGAAAAAGAAGATCCGGCGGCCAATTTCAAAGAAATCCTTGATACCCTGATCAAGCTGAACCTTATGATCCGCACCGACCGGGGGGGGGCCATGGAGTTGATTTCAAAAATTGAATCCATTATAGATGACCTTAAGGCGATTCTTCCGGATATGATTGACCGTTATCCGGGAGAGACGTTGACCTATGAATTGAAAAAGATCGGGTCCACACACTTGTTTAAGACCGTCAAAGAGTATCTCGACCTTTCCCCGGACGGCAGGCAGACCCAGCGCGAGGTGTTTGAAAAAACCATTGAAACCCTTCAAGAGGTCTGCGCAAGATCCCGGCAGATTGTAGACAATAACGAAACCGCAGAATTTAAAACCATGGCCCATTTTCTTGAGGGCAAATTTTCATAAAGGAGAACACCTATGTCCAGTTTGGCTCAGGAACTTGCCAGTGTGGCCGGTCAGGCCAAAGCACCTGTATTAGCCGAAGTTACGCAAGCATCAGGGCAGGGGGCGCTTACCCCGGTCCAGGCCCCGGACCAGCTGGTGCCGGTCCAGCCCGGACACCTTGCTGTTGAAGATATCAAGGCCCTTGAAACGGCGGCTGACGATTTTGTGGAGAAGGTGAAAAATGATCCGTCGAATTGGCAGCTGGGTAATTTTGTATTTTCCCTCGGCCGGGACGTCATGGAAAAGACCCAGGCCCAGGTCTCCCTATACGACCGGAAAATGGGTTCGGTACTGAAAAATGTGGCGTCCGAGGAGAGTTCGCCTGTGGCAAGAAATATTCTGGCCATCAAAACCGAGCTGGATAAGGTCAACCCCACCATGGTGGCAAAGACGGAAACGCCTTTGCCCAAAAAGATGCTGGGACTGTTTACCCGCACCGTCAACCGTCTGCCCAAAGGGGACGAGATCCTGCGCATTATTGCCGAACGCAGGGAAACCGTGAACTCCACCATTGACGGCATCCGGGACCACCTGCGCGGCGAGGCGGACCAGGTGGCCTTTGATGCGGCGGAACTGTCCCAGATCTGCGACGCCTTAAAAGAGATCCAGCCGGCTCTGCAGGAACAGATCTACCTGGGCCAGTTGATTTGGGAAAAGCTATCCGCCCACCTTGAGACGGTGGACGATCCCCGGGTCAAAGAGGCGCTGACCACCCTGACCTCGGATCTGGCCATGGCGGTTGTGGACCTGCAGACCATTGACAACTCCAATCTCCAGACCCGGTTCGGCGGCGAGATGATGGTCAGAAATTCACACCTGGTCCAGCGCCTGGTCCAGCGCACGGACATGATTCTGGCCACGGCTGTGAAAAATGCCCTGGCCGTGCGGGTGGCAGCCGAACAGCAGATGGATACCCTCAAACACCTGGATATGGTACAGCAGGCCGCAGCCGAAACCATGACGGATACGGCCAAGGTCATTGGCGATGCCGCGGTCAAGGGTGCAAAGATGAGCCAGAGCATGACCGTGAATATCGAAGCCCTGGAAGAGGCATGCAACACCTATGAGCAGGCGTTTGAGGCCTATACGGCCATTTCCAAGGAGACCATCAGCATTGCGTCCCAAAGTTCCAATGCCCTGGGGACTATGAATGAACGGTTCAGGGCCAGGACAGATGCATTAACATCAAGACGCCAGGAGAAGTAATATGATATCCGTTTCAGACCAAAAATCCTTTGATCAGCGGTTTTCCCTGATTCGTACCCTGGACCCGGACAAGGTTTTGTCCCCGGAGGAACAGATCCGCCTGACCATCATGGATGCAGGGGTGGGGGACTGTTTTACCTGTCTGGGCAACACCTATTTTATCCAGGAGATCAACAAATACCAGGAGGCCAAAGGAGATTATTCAAAGCTCAAAGATTATTTTGTCACCGAACTTACCTGCCTGTGCCTGGAGACCGGTGCAGTGGGCCATTTTGAATGGGAAATTGATGATGAGCTGGAAGTGACCATTACCTTGAATCAAACCAAGTTCAACCGGCTGACCGATGATGAAGGCCAACCCATTGATGAAGATGACCTGGACCAGATTGTTGACGATGAAGACAGCATCATCTATGCCGGGCAAACCTTTGAATACGACGATGACTGGGCTGCCGTCTACCGGCGTAACGACAAGGAAGAACGGGTTTATATGTATGAATTTGTCAATGACCTGTCGTCCATGTTTCTTACCATTGAAGAGTGGCAGGACGAAGACAAAGAGGAGTACCGGATTTATATTTCCAAACCCGTGGAACCGGCGGAAATAACATTGATTTCCAGGGGAGGGGATAACCCATGAGTGTCCCAACCCCTTGTGGTAAAATAGAACAGATATTCACAAGTGTGGTCGTTGTTTTATTGGCCCTGGGTTTTCTGACCGGTTGCGGCCAGGGCCTTTCCGATGCAACCAGAACCCAGGCCAAGGCCGTAAAACAGGATTTGAAATCCACCCAGGATTTCATTGAATCCCAGAAGAAGAAATATGAGCGTATGTCGGCATCGCCGGACTTCTCCGCCCTGGCGGAGTATGCATCCCGAGAGAAATGGGACACTGCATTTGCCGATGCTGACGCCACCCTGGCCCGGGCCCGGGGGGTGTATGACAAGGGGTTGAAGGTTACCCTCAAGCAAAACCAACCCGAAGGCGAAGCCCAGGCCCTGGCCCAGATCAAGCAGGTGACCTCGGTGATCCGGGACGCCAGAAACGAGGCAAAAGCGCCCTTTGAACGGGCAGGCCGGATCAGGGCCGCCATGTCAGATGCCCCGGCCATGGAAGCATCCGCCCTGGCCGCAGCACAGCTCATCCAGTCAACGGTGCAAACTCTGGAACAGGGACCCGTGGCCAAGGCAAGGGAACAATTTCCCGATTCAAATGCCAAAATCACGGCCCGGTTTGCCCCGTTTTCAAAGATGGTGGATGACACAACGGCCAATACGCAGATTGTAAAGGCCCAGTATCAGGCCCATACCCAGGGAAATGCCGACTATGCCGCATTTGTTACGGCAGCCGATGCCATAGAACAGGCAAAGAAAACACTGTCCAAGAGCGGGCCAAAATTCGAAAACGATCTGGACCAGTTATACCACAGCTATACCAAAATCCTTGAAGACATGAAGGTGGAGCATTATGTCACCATCTATCGTGAATCCTGGAATGATAATTCGGATTATTACAACCCCGGAACTTTTGTTTATACCGCCCAGGTCTCTCCTTCTGTATTTGAGACATTAACCGAGTCCAACGCCGAATCCATTGCCGATCTGACGCCGGGGTACAGCGGGATGAATCTGCGGGTGACCCGGGGGCTGGAGTCGGCCTTTAAGAGTTTGAATCTTGATCTGGTTGCAGGCTGGCCGGATTCCCGGCACAATGCCGCCACCTTCTTCCTCCAAGACACCCGGTTAAAGTATTTTCATAAATACATCCAAGAAGAGAACGGGGAGACGTCCGAGACCGACTGGGAACCGGTGAATGCATCGTTTTATGAACAGAACCTGGACAACCTGGGCATGGCGATTTTGTCCAAGCCCTATGGTGAGTTTGAACCGGATTCCCATGCCGCCCCGCCCGGCATGGCCTATGTCGGAAATCCAAAGTACGGGGAGTGGAAAAAAGATGGAAGCGGCAACAGTTTCTGGTCATGGTACGGGCGGTATGCCTTTTTTTCCAACCTGTTCTTTTTTCCCTCCCATAACTACTCCTATGGATCATGGAACCGCTGGAATACGGATTATAGACACAGAAAACCCTATTACGGCCAAACCGGCACGGGATATACATTCGGCTCCCGGGGATCACGAATGAAAGATTCACCACGGTATCAGAACAGCACCTTTTCAAAAACCGGCGGATTTAAAACCGCTTCTGCATCGGTAAGGGGTGGCGCATCAGGTATCAGAGGCGGCGGTCCCAAGTCAAAAGGCAAATAGTGTTTGGACCAAACACGTTAGTTGCGTTCAGGCATTAATTAAGGAGAATAACTTATGGATTATATGGCAACCTTAATCAGCATGGGGCATGGTTTATGCTATGCCCTGGTGAGCATTTTTTTCATTTTTCTGGCCAAAAAGCTGGATGACTGGCGGACAAAGGATTTTGATGATGACCGCCACATTGACGACGGCAATGTGGCCGTGGGATTACGACGGGCAGGGTTATATCTCGGCATTGCCATCGGTATGGTCGGCGCATTGTCCGGGGATTCGGCAGGGTTTCAAACCGATCTGCTCTATCTTCTGGTGGATGGTGCCCTGGTCACCGTGTGTCTTTTTCTTGCCCGGTTCATCAATGATTCCATCATGATGGGCAATATGAATAATGACGCCGAGTGTATACGCGTATTTACCCTTGAAGACGGACGAACGGTTACAGGCAATACCGCCCTTGGCATGGTGGAGGCGGGCATGTACATTGCCACAGGGTTTATTCTCAACGGCAGCATGTCCGGCAGCGGGGGCAGTCTTGGCCAGGCCCTGGGATCGGCTTTGCTCTTTTTTGTGCTGGGGCAGATTGTGCTTTTAGGGTGTGGGCTGCTGTATGAACTGATCACCCCCTTTGGTGTCCGGGATGAGATCAAGCAGAACAATCCGGCCGCAGGAATCGGCCTGGCCGGTATTCTGATTGCCCTGGGGATCATTTTAAAAGCAAGTCTATCGGGTCCGTTTACCGGGTGGATCAATGATATTGTCGGATTTTTGATATATACGGTGTGCGGCATGATTCTGCTCATCGGCTTTACAGCCCTTGTGGACCGCTTTCTTTTGCCCACCACAAATATTGCAACCGAAGTCAAAGAGGATAAAAATGTTGCGGCACTGGTGCTGGTCCAGGCCACCATCATTGCCGTGGCGCTGATCATTGCCCATGCCATCTGATCTATCGGGGAGCGAACGGGAAACCGGACGCTCCCGGCTCAATCCGGCTTCGGCCCTGCTGTGCCTGTGCATGTTTGCATCCGGGGCCTGCGGTATCATCCTTGAGTACATTCAGGCAAGCCTGGCCTCCATGATCCTGGGCAATGCCTTTGAACAGTGGGCCATGGTGATCGGCCTGATGATGTTCTGGATGGGCTTCGGCAGTCTGATCCAGGCCCAGATCTCCAAAACACGCCTGATCCACGCCTTTATCGGCATTGAAATCGCCCTTGCCCTTGCCGGGGGGTATTCGCCCACCCTGACCTATCTCTCCTACGGATACACCAGCCACTACAGCCTGGTGCTCTATTTTTTTGTATCCGTGATTGGTATTCTCATCGGTCTTGAAATCCCGGTGATCATACGGATCAACAACGATTTTTCCAAGGAGCTGTCCACCAACCTGGGCAATATCCTGTCCGCGGACTATATCGGATCGTTGGCCGGGGCTTTGGTTTATGTGTTCGTCCTGCTGCGTTTTTTTCCGATCACCGAAGCGGCTTTCTTAACCGCGGGCATGAATTTTTTTCTGGCCCTGATAACATTCATCTATTTTACCCGCAAGCAGATCATCCACCGTAATATCCCCTTGCTTGTGATCATGGCCGCCACCTGTGTGGCCGTGGTGTTCGGGTATATGGACAATCGCAACTGGCAGATTAGCAACGAACAGGCCCTGTACGATGATCCCATTGTCTATTCTAAAACCAGCCAGTATCAGCACATCGTGATCACCCATTTCAAACCCCTGGACGAAATCCGGCTTTTTTTAAACGGAAATCTGCAGTTGTGCAGTACGGACGAGGCCCGGTACCATGAGTCCCTGGTCCATCCGGCCATGGCCCTGGCCCCGGCCCGCAGCCGGGTATTGATTCTGGGGGGCGGTGACGGCTGCGCGTTAAGGGAGGTGCTGAAATATCCGGATGTGGATCAGATTACGCTGGTGGATCTGGACCCGGCCATGACCAAGCTTGCCGCCACACATCCCCTGCTGTCCAGGCTTAATAACCATGCCTTTGACAATGCCCGGGTCACCACCCTGACAGGGGCCGGGATTTCCCCGGGGGATTTCCGTCAAATTTATCAAGCCGCATCGAACAAAAAAAGAAAACCGGACCACGCCCGGCATGTGGCCGAGGTCCGGGTCATGAATCTGGATGCGGACAAGTTTCTGGAGCAGGTGACGGGCGCCTGGGACGTTATCATTGTGGACATGCCCGATCCCTCCACACCGGAGCTGACCAAACTCTACTCAAAGGAGTTTTATCTGAAAGTCCGGCACAGACTGGCAAAAAACGGCATCGCATCCGTCCAGTCCACCTCCCCATACCTTGCAAAGGAAAGTTATCTTTGCATTGGCAGGACATTGACCGCTGCCGGCTTTTCTATCCTGCCATACCATGAAAATGTGCCGTCCTTCGGGGATTGGGGCTGGTTTTTATGCCGTCGTCAAAGTTGGCACAACGACCTTGCCGCACAACGAATCAGCCACCTAAAATTTACCGTACCCACCCGGTTTCTGACCCCAGAGGTGTTCCGGCGCGAGCTTGTATTCGGCAAAGGAATGAACCAGAGCCGTCACGCCGAAATCAACACCCTTCTTTTTCCGGTGCTGTTATCCTATTACAATCATGAATCCTGGCTTCTGGACTAGTGTTTGGGCGCAAACGCATCCACCGAATTAAATTTGAACGTTATTATTCTGTTACGATGGCCCTTACTTTGGCCAACGCTTCATTGATTACCGAGGTCTGGGCCTTTTCAGCAAATTGTAATCCTCTTTCCACAAAATCGATTGTCTTGATCTGGTGACAAAGAATAACACCGGAAATTTTTTCTCCTGCTAAAGGTACTTCAAACCCATGCCCCCGGACCCTGCTCGTGACCGGGGCGACCAGCGCCAGCAGGACTTTTTTATTGAAAATTGCAGGAGAAAGAACCAGGGCCGGCCGATGCCCCATTTGCTCATGGCCGGCAACTGGATCGAAATCTGTCCAGACAAGATCGCCGCGCTCAGGAATATACACTTTTTTTTCAGATTTTGCGGCCATTACCATTCCTTTCCCACAGGCTTGTCATTTAACCATGCCTTATCCTCAGCATCCAAAACAACAGCCTTAGGATCACATTGGTTTAAAAGCTCATCAAGCGTATACTCTTTTTTTCCCTTGATCGGGGTAATAATAATCCTGCCGTCTTTTGCCTCAATGTTGACGGTCTGATCTTTTTCAAGCTGGATCATATCCGCAATTACTTTTGGTATCCTTGCTGCTAAGCTGTTGCCCCATTTTTTAATCACCAGTTCTGTCATTTTGTTTTTCCTTGAAAGTTTAAACATTGTATATACATGTTACGGCATAAAATAAATTGTGTCAACAATGTATAGACATTTAAATTCCAAACAGAAAATACGCGTCTTTGCCGCTGTCGGATTCAGCCAATTTGAGGTCGGGCTGTAGAGCACCAATCCCAAGGCCCTTGATACCATGAACCGGCCCACGGATCTGAAACGATTTGTCAACGGTGTAAAAGCCCTTGAAAAATAGGGGATTGAGGCAACCATTGATTTGATTTTCGGTCTGCCCGGCGACACACCCCAAGGGTTTAGAAACAGTGTGGATTTTATTTGTGAACATGATTTTCAGGACCATATCCAGGTGTTTCCGCTGCTGGTCCTGCCGGGAACGGCGTTTCGCAGGCAGGCCTTGGAACTCGGGCTTGAATTTTTCCCCCATTCCCCCTATCCGATCATAAATACCCCCGCCTTTTCCCAGGAAGATATGGTACAGGCCCTGGACTATGCCGAAGAGGCCTTTGACCGGACATTTGTGCCGTTCCCGGACCTGGAGATCGCTTTTATCGGCCCGGGCGCAAAGGATCGTTACATTTGCCCGGACAACCGGCGGCTTTTGGCCAAGCTGGTCCTGGAGACCCCTCGTTGGCTGGCTGAGATTGATGCCCTTGCGGATTGCATCTCATCTCCGTTCCAGATCTTTTTTCTCGACAACGCCCTGGATCAGAATTATATCAACCAGGTCACTGCCACGGTTTCAAAGAAAAACCCCTTTGTGCCCCTGGAACTTGTTTTTATCACCTCGGAATTTGTGCCGGATACCGATGTCGTTTTAGATGCGGCAGCCCACATCCGCCCCCACTTTCCGGATTGGGACCTGCAATACCTCTATCCGGAACCCGGGGAACCGAAGCATTCTTTTTACCCTGGTCTCTGCCGGGACCACCCCATTTTTCCAGGGCACCATGCAGCGCCAGGTTATGCTATGGTCCGGAAACGGGCTGCCGGGCCTTTCGATTTTACCGGATCTTTTTTATCTGGACGGCATTCTCATTCCCGGCCGGGGAGAAGCACTGCTGCACTGGCAGGATACCCTGGCCGAGCTTCATGAAGATATCCCCCCTGTCAGCTTTGCCGACATCGCTTTGCAGATGCGCTGGCTTTCCATGACCGAAAAGGACAAGTACCCCCTGGAAGTTTTTGATGCCATGCAATGATTTATGCCGGATTGGGCCGCCTAAAAAACAGGATTAGTCGTCAATTGGAGGAAGTTTTTCGCCAAGGACTGCCATCGGTTCCGGATACTGTTCTTGACAAAAGCACCGTCTTATTTTTATTCTAAATTTTACTGTCCTTATCCTGAACTAAAATGGTGGCTATTATGAATAGAAACAAATCTGTGGTCTCTCGTTGGCTGGTTGTTCTGTCGGCCATTCTCACCTTATTCACTGTTTGTCTCATCACCTCCATCCAGGCAGCGGAGGAGATGACTGTATACGAGAATAAGAAGCGAACCGGCGACTATGACATGATGAAAAAAGAGCATGTCATCCGCTTTCTTGTTCCCTATTCCAAGACCTATTATTATCTGGATAAAGGCGAGCAAAAAGGCCTCACCTATGAATTCATAAAGCTTTTTGAACAAGCAATAAACGCCAGAGAGAAGAAAAGACACGTCAAAATTAAGGCTGTCATTATCCCCACCCCAAGAGATCGCCTCTTTCAGGATCTGGCCCAAGGGCTTGGGGATGTGGCGGCAGGCAACCTGACCAATACGGCCCAACGGCGAAAACTTGCAGATTTTGCCGATCCGTTTTATGTGGATGCCAAGGAGATCATTGTTTCGTCAAAAGAGCATAAGGAGATGAAGTCCCTGGAAGATCTTTCCGGAAAAAAGGTGTATGTCCGCAAATCCAGCAGTTATTATCAAAGCCTGCTGACGGCAAACAGTGCCCTGAGAAAGGAAGCCAAGAAGGCAATTATTATCAAAGAGGCAGATGCGTATCTGGAAGATGAAGATCTGCTGGAAATGGTCAATGCCCAGATTCTTCCCATGATCGTCGTAGATAATCACAAGGCTGCATTCTGGGCACAGGTCTTCCCCGATATTGTGCTGCACGATTCCCTTGCTTTACGGGAAGGCGGGGAGATCGGTTGGGCGATACGCAAGAACTCTCCTCAGTTGAAGCAGGTCATCAATGATTTTGTCAAAAAGAATAAGGAGGGCTCGCTTCATTTCAATATGTTTGTCAAACGGTACATGAAAGACGCCGGCTATATGAAGAACAATGTCTCTGAGAAAGAGCGGGCAAAATTCAAGAATCTGGTCGCCCTTTTTAACAAATATGCAGATAAATATTCCTTTGACTGGCTGATGCTGGCGGCACTCTCCTACCAGGAGTCCGGTCTGGATCAATCCAAGAAAAGCAATGTAGGTGCCATCGGCATCATGCAGGTCATGCCTGCAACGGCAAAGGATCCCAATGTTGCGGTGCCCGATATTCAGCTGTTGGAAAACAATATTCATGCGGGCAGCAAATATCTGCGATTTATAACTGACCGCTATTTCATGGATCAGGGGATAGATACGCTTAATCGGCACTTGTTTGCCTTTTCAGCCTACAACGCAGGTCCTGCCCGGGTGAAAAAGTTACGCGAAGAAGCCAAGG contains:
- a CDS encoding PilZ domain-containing protein, with the protein product MTPLNIILTLIIALILIFVCIHLFRLYLRFRQASDNTTAKNIYVLKYNESIDEETSLEAEPVIPQPGESERRRYARTEFHGFVDFINKGTLYKEQARDLSFSGIFIKSRTPEKYKKDDLIVMTFQTDDIGPQRRNGRISRIDDTGIGVNFTA
- a CDS encoding radical SAM protein; amino-acid sequence: MISRNEKSSYVRQTEKAYAGVYETMNRLSSPAAVETAEKARNELISAIFDRSGSPAAWRFAETKPYTHGISPGCALCGQGKWSCLFVNNICNANCFYCPSTQNDPGLPMTSTVTFENALDYANYVNQFGIEGVGFSGGEPLMTFDRVLDYLNAVMENACGPMYTWMYTNGILATEDKFKALRDSGLNEIRFDLSANNYDLSGLEKAVGIIPIVTVEIPAVPEDLGITKPLTAVLSSMGVNYLNLHQIRCTQFNRPKLVRRGYTFIHGPGVAVLETELAALELIRHTLDRDIHLPTNYCSFTYRNQFQKAAARRRNAGLVKKAWEEITATGLIRAMSITGPPERLGPVLDRFRSQADDGWTVPAKQDRISFHPRLWSLIDFTGLELTVRYHATALRPAATLRYPFTKVRLSRDKAVVIERDDRHPGIRLKGDDIPAFARQFLFPWNSESGPAGLAAELERAVSRFENFDPGLARCIEDGLYPFARQLCR
- a CDS encoding toxic anion resistance protein, with product MSSLAQELASVAGQAKAPVLAEVTQASGQGALTPVQAPDQLVPVQPGHLAVEDIKALETAADDFVEKVKNDPSNWQLGNFVFSLGRDVMEKTQAQVSLYDRKMGSVLKNVASEESSPVARNILAIKTELDKVNPTMVAKTETPLPKKMLGLFTRTVNRLPKGDEILRIIAERRETVNSTIDGIRDHLRGEADQVAFDAAELSQICDALKEIQPALQEQIYLGQLIWEKLSAHLETVDDPRVKEALTTLTSDLAMAVVDLQTIDNSNLQTRFGGEMMVRNSHLVQRLVQRTDMILATAVKNALAVRVAAEQQMDTLKHLDMVQQAAAETMTDTAKVIGDAAVKGAKMSQSMTVNIEALEEACNTYEQAFEAYTAISKETISIASQSSNALGTMNERFRARTDALTSRRQEK
- a CDS encoding DUF4178 domain-containing protein — encoded protein: MISVSDQKSFDQRFSLIRTLDPDKVLSPEEQIRLTIMDAGVGDCFTCLGNTYFIQEINKYQEAKGDYSKLKDYFVTELTCLCLETGAVGHFEWEIDDELEVTITLNQTKFNRLTDDEGQPIDEDDLDQIVDDEDSIIYAGQTFEYDDDWAAVYRRNDKEERVYMYEFVNDLSSMFLTIEEWQDEDKEEYRIYISKPVEPAEITLISRGGDNP
- a CDS encoding DUF350 domain-containing protein — its product is MDYMATLISMGHGLCYALVSIFFIFLAKKLDDWRTKDFDDDRHIDDGNVAVGLRRAGLYLGIAIGMVGALSGDSAGFQTDLLYLLVDGALVTVCLFLARFINDSIMMGNMNNDAECIRVFTLEDGRTVTGNTALGMVEAGMYIATGFILNGSMSGSGGSLGQALGSALLFFVLGQIVLLGCGLLYELITPFGVRDEIKQNNPAAGIGLAGILIALGIILKASLSGPFTGWINDIVGFLIYTVCGMILLIGFTALVDRFLLPTTNIATEVKEDKNVAALVLVQATIIAVALIIAHAI
- a CDS encoding polyamine aminopropyltransferase, which translates into the protein MPSDLSGSERETGRSRLNPASALLCLCMFASGACGIILEYIQASLASMILGNAFEQWAMVIGLMMFWMGFGSLIQAQISKTRLIHAFIGIEIALALAGGYSPTLTYLSYGYTSHYSLVLYFFVSVIGILIGLEIPVIIRINNDFSKELSTNLGNILSADYIGSLAGALVYVFVLLRFFPITEAAFLTAGMNFFLALITFIYFTRKQIIHRNIPLLVIMAATCVAVVFGYMDNRNWQISNEQALYDDPIVYSKTSQYQHIVITHFKPLDEIRLFLNGNLQLCSTDEARYHESLVHPAMALAPARSRVLILGGGDGCALREVLKYPDVDQITLVDLDPAMTKLAATHPLLSRLNNHAFDNARVTTLTGAGISPGDFRQIYQAASNKKRKPDHARHVAEVRVMNLDADKFLEQVTGAWDVIIVDMPDPSTPELTKLYSKEFYLKVRHRLAKNGIASVQSTSPYLAKESYLCIGRTLTAAGFSILPYHENVPSFGDWGWFLCRRQSWHNDLAAQRISHLKFTVPTRFLTPEVFRRELVFGKGMNQSRHAEINTLLFPVLLSYYNHESWLLD
- a CDS encoding type II toxin-antitoxin system PemK/MazF family toxin, yielding MAAKSEKKVYIPERGDLVWTDFDPVAGHEQMGHRPALVLSPAIFNKKVLLALVAPVTSRVRGHGFEVPLAGEKISGVILCHQIKTIDFVERGLQFAEKAQTSVINEALAKVRAIVTE
- a CDS encoding AbrB/MazE/SpoVT family DNA-binding domain-containing protein, producing the protein MTELVIKKWGNSLAARIPKVIADMIQLEKDQTVNIEAKDGRIIITPIKGKKEYTLDELLNQCDPKAVVLDAEDKAWLNDKPVGKEW